One Caretta caretta isolate rCarCar2 chromosome 24, rCarCar1.hap1, whole genome shotgun sequence genomic region harbors:
- the LOC142069993 gene encoding uncharacterized protein C8orf90-like, with protein MDATVSSPSVLVQTLPGSFPDIYDGDTKKWEEHFHSIQRAYKEFGKDDDLAIRVLTEDFTLPFPFTWPAEGEASLQPSYDPTDCSSFDFFLHPGKPVPRILQPLHATTQAFFKKRRLEQLALSYASQGSQGPPAQGATPPMQTDVVMITSLPHVSTSTIPGEPTFLLKDVKGLRNIQPAPVAVSNPAPPQLGNPGFLTPTISHLNLQ; from the coding sequence ATGGATGCCACTGTGTCCTCGCCCTCAGTGCTGGTCCAGACCCTGCCGGGGTCCTTCCCAGACATCTATGATGGAGACACCAAGAAGTGGGAGGAGCATTTCCACAGCATCCAGAGGGCCTACAAGGAATTTGGCAAGGATGATGACTTGGCCATCCGGGTGCTGACTGAGGACTTCACCCTGCCATTCCCATTTACCTGGCCGGCTGAAGGTGAGGCATCCCTGCAGCCATCCTATGACCCCACCGACTGCTCCAGCTTCGACTTCTTCCTGCACCCAGGCAAACCCGTGCCTCGGATCCTGCAGCCGCTGCATGCCACCACCCAGGCCTTCTTCAAGAAGAGACGCCTGGAGCAGCTGGCCCTCAGCTATGCCAGCCAGGGTTCCCAGGGGCCACCGGCACAAGGAGCCACTCCCCCGATGCAGACAGACGTTGTGATGATCACCAGCCTGCCGCATGTGAGCACCTCCACCATTCCTGGAGAACCCACCTTCCTTCTAAAGGATGTCAAAGGCCTGAGGAACATCCAGCCTGCCCCTGTGGCAGTCTCCAATCCTGCCCCACCACAGCTAGGAAATCCTGGGTTCCTTACCCCAACCATTTCCCATTTAAACCTTCAGTAA